Proteins co-encoded in one Cyanobacteria bacterium GSL.Bin1 genomic window:
- the ureE gene encoding urease accessory protein UreE — MLIFTQRYDEKWEANDSLSLDAEARSRPRQHLTLDSGEACYLRLPRGTILQAGDCLESDDRTSIVRIVAKPEAVLTVKATQPEELLKAAYHLGNRHVPLEITLDYLRLSPDPVLKKMLEHMGLTVIAEVTPFFPELGAYHQGH; from the coding sequence ATGTTAATTTTTACTCAGCGTTACGATGAGAAATGGGAAGCAAATGATTCGCTTTCCCTGGATGCCGAAGCGCGATCGCGCCCTCGTCAACATCTCACCTTAGACAGTGGAGAAGCCTGTTATTTACGCTTACCGCGAGGGACAATCTTGCAAGCGGGAGACTGTTTAGAATCAGACGATAGGACAAGTATCGTTCGGATTGTTGCGAAGCCAGAAGCAGTCTTAACAGTTAAAGCCACTCAACCTGAAGAGTTACTCAAAGCAGCGTATCATCTGGGAAATCGTCATGTTCCCTTAGAAATTACCCTTGATTACTTGCGATTGTCTCCTGATCCCGTTCTCAAAAAAATGCTTGAACACATGGGATTAACTGTAATTGCAGAAGTAACCCCGTTCTTCCCAGAACTAGGGGCTTATCATCAGGGTCATTAA